The Alkalinema sp. FACHB-956 genome contains a region encoding:
- a CDS encoding TrbI/VirB10 family protein produces MTNANRQFESHEFDEVSEAFSNPTHHSNGNGKTSTTSIQHGLEADDDLTPEEEQQLAGFNPATPQLISEEYRLKQDQESAVERPLAERASIRLGSVVAVVGTVMGAGAVLWFGFLQPRPPARQVTQSPTPTPTTPPTFDETAELKSRLAFQDQQQQLQPESAARPQSPAPSRPVASRSTAPAPTPAAVSPPITASRPDPMIVRSPVTPPERIQPIERVDPFQRWAQLANVGQLRVSPGAMEPSRTASGGLGDQSNPSPSATQQNPVIPVVSIGRAETESSSLTSSSDMVPNPFGVASPTELRSTFSADMTSGMIGILNRTPAGQFGEQTGGFREVALGTFTKARVIMPMIWDEGSNNSTGGTASAQENRFAVELIEDMKATNGTVALPAGTVLVIRTSAVGRGNNLVSASAIAVVYRDRIGQIRQQTLPPDSLQIRGQDNRPLIAQKLNDVGPDIARQDLLTGLLSSLGRVGTIINQPRTQSSTTTSGGNFNQSVITSSAEPQIWAAALEGFFNPIAEQLSRRSDQTMQELLQRPNVQFVPEGTEVSVVVNSFLRVDR; encoded by the coding sequence ATGACGAATGCGAACCGGCAGTTTGAATCCCATGAGTTTGATGAGGTGTCTGAGGCATTTTCCAACCCGACTCATCATTCAAACGGAAATGGCAAAACTTCTACAACATCAATTCAGCATGGCTTGGAAGCTGATGATGACCTGACTCCAGAGGAGGAACAGCAGCTAGCGGGTTTTAATCCTGCCACTCCGCAGCTAATTTCAGAAGAATATCGACTGAAGCAAGACCAAGAAAGTGCAGTAGAGCGTCCCCTAGCGGAACGTGCCAGCATTCGATTGGGTTCAGTGGTGGCAGTGGTTGGAACAGTGATGGGAGCCGGTGCTGTCTTGTGGTTTGGCTTCCTTCAACCCCGCCCACCAGCTCGACAAGTTACTCAGTCGCCCACCCCAACCCCGACAACGCCTCCAACGTTTGATGAGACGGCTGAACTGAAAAGCCGTCTAGCGTTCCAGGATCAGCAGCAACAACTCCAGCCTGAATCTGCTGCTAGACCTCAATCTCCAGCCCCATCCAGACCTGTGGCTTCGAGGTCAACGGCTCCAGCGCCGACTCCGGCTGCGGTATCTCCTCCTATCACAGCCTCTCGACCAGACCCAATGATTGTAAGATCACCTGTTACTCCACCAGAGAGGATTCAACCTATCGAAAGGGTCGATCCGTTTCAGCGTTGGGCACAACTGGCAAATGTTGGACAACTACGAGTGAGTCCCGGTGCTATGGAGCCTTCGAGAACAGCTTCTGGCGGCCTTGGTGATCAGTCTAATCCATCTCCATCAGCGACTCAGCAAAACCCGGTTATTCCCGTAGTCTCCATTGGTAGGGCGGAAACAGAATCATCTAGCCTGACAAGCAGTTCTGACATGGTTCCTAACCCCTTTGGGGTGGCTTCGCCTACAGAGTTGCGTTCCACGTTTAGTGCTGACATGACTTCTGGCATGATTGGCATTCTGAACCGTACTCCAGCGGGGCAGTTTGGCGAACAAACGGGCGGCTTCAGGGAAGTCGCGCTTGGAACGTTCACTAAAGCCAGGGTGATTATGCCGATGATTTGGGATGAGGGTAGCAATAATTCGACAGGTGGTACAGCATCTGCCCAAGAAAATCGCTTTGCCGTAGAGCTAATTGAGGATATGAAAGCCACCAATGGCACAGTGGCACTCCCTGCGGGTACGGTTTTGGTGATTCGTACCAGCGCTGTGGGGCGAGGTAATAATTTAGTGTCGGCAAGCGCGATCGCCGTTGTGTATCGCGATCGCATTGGTCAAATTCGTCAGCAAACCTTACCTCCCGATAGCCTTCAGATTCGGGGGCAAGACAATCGACCATTAATAGCCCAAAAGCTCAATGATGTGGGACCTGATATCGCTCGCCAAGACCTGTTGACAGGGTTACTCAGCAGCTTGGGTCGGGTGGGAACGATTATCAATCAACCGCGTACCCAATCCAGCACTACCACATCGGGAGGTAACTTTAATCAGAGTGTGATCACTTCGAGTGCTGAACCTCAGATTTGGGCGGCTGCACTGGAAGGCTTCTTCAATCCCATTGCTGAACAGCTATCTCGCCGCTCTGATCAAACGATGCAAGAACTCTTGCAACGACCCAATGTGCAGTTTGTTCCTGAAGGAACCGAAGTTTCTGTGGTGGTCAATAGCTTTTTGAGGGTAGACCGATGA
- the drmD gene encoding DISARM system SNF2-like helicase DrmD gives MSPPDQGQLVDVRQRRYVVTEVQKTVLPSNPLIQGIQSAQHLITLTSVEDDALGEELQVIWELEPGVHVHEKTELPEPTGFDSPERLDAFLDAVRWGASSSADIRNIQSPFRSGIDIEDYQLDPVVRGIQMPRVNLLIADDVGLGKTIEAGLVAQELILRQRVRRILIVCPSALQIQWRDQMRDKFGLDFRIVDSTLMKELRRRRGIHVNPWTHFPRLITSIDFLKRDRPIRLFREVLPAEGESIYPRRFDLLIVDEAHNVAPSGSGHYAIDSLRTAAIRLLAPHFEHKLFLTATPHNGYRESFTALLELLDTQRFARGVEPDRNQLQVVMVRRLKRELPPKWDGTPRFPERKLAAIPVDYSDIERRVHIALQEYTNLRRKAAADDPTELYATEFVLKLLKKRLFSSPAAFATTLEQHQKSLQSAKRRSTSRIAKPTVGILRRQVEQIEEEFADDGLYEESTEDAIANTSLLFREVTPEEQALLRGMQTWADVAVKRADSKAKELLNWIKQYIKSDGQWSNERVLIFTEYRATQKWLYDLLATEGLVAGDSPSGTRCERLMTLYGGMDSQEREKVKAAFQANPELSPVRILLATDAASEGLDLQNHCSRLIHYEIPWNPNRMEQRNGRVDRHGQKASEVLIYHFVGKGYQHSAVGTRPGDLEGDLEFLMRAALKVNTIREDLGKVGPVIATQVEEAMLGRRTTLDTSRAERESEPVRRMLKFERSVREQIEKLREQLSETRRNFRLTPENIEAVVNIGLELAEQPPLIPIEIEGLRGQAYHLPAFRGSWSVCTEGLAHPHTQEIRPVVFDPDQSNGRDDVVLVHLNHRLVQMCLRLLRAEVWSREGRKRLHRVTARLVPSSALEHPVVIAHGRLVILGGDQQRLHEEVITAGGMLKEGRFSRLNVGQVQMAIDAALPDPIPETVQQRLMTLWEGHKEPLLRSLEARMSDRTAGLQKALQDRCDKEVADITAILTELRQSILNELKQPEVEQLELFNNTEREQLERNLKSLEARLEQIPQEIEQEAAAIRARFRDPTPRLFPLAVTYLVPQKLV, from the coding sequence ATGTCTCCCCCCGACCAAGGTCAACTTGTTGATGTCCGGCAGCGCCGCTATGTGGTGACAGAAGTTCAGAAGACGGTGTTGCCGAGTAATCCGTTGATTCAGGGCATTCAATCTGCCCAGCACCTGATCACCCTGACCTCAGTTGAGGATGATGCCCTGGGGGAAGAGTTGCAGGTGATCTGGGAACTGGAGCCAGGGGTTCATGTCCATGAAAAGACAGAACTGCCTGAGCCGACAGGGTTCGATTCTCCTGAACGGCTCGATGCATTTTTGGATGCCGTGCGTTGGGGAGCCTCCTCTTCTGCGGATATTCGCAACATCCAGTCTCCCTTTCGGAGCGGTATTGATATTGAGGATTACCAGCTTGATCCGGTCGTGCGGGGAATTCAGATGCCTCGCGTCAACTTGTTGATTGCGGACGATGTGGGGCTAGGCAAAACGATCGAGGCTGGATTAGTCGCTCAAGAACTGATTTTGCGTCAACGGGTCAGGCGTATTTTGATTGTTTGCCCGTCTGCGTTGCAAATTCAGTGGCGAGATCAGATGCGCGATAAGTTTGGACTGGATTTCCGGATCGTTGACAGTACTCTGATGAAAGAGTTGCGGCGACGACGGGGCATTCACGTTAACCCCTGGACGCACTTTCCTCGTCTCATTACTTCCATCGACTTCCTGAAGCGAGATCGCCCCATCCGTTTATTTCGTGAGGTGTTGCCTGCGGAAGGAGAATCCATCTATCCCCGGCGATTTGATCTACTGATTGTGGATGAGGCGCATAATGTTGCCCCATCAGGGAGTGGTCATTATGCGATCGACTCCCTGCGAACGGCTGCTATTCGCTTGCTGGCTCCCCACTTTGAGCACAAACTGTTTCTGACTGCGACTCCCCACAATGGCTACCGGGAAAGCTTTACGGCTCTGCTAGAACTGCTGGATACACAACGATTTGCCAGGGGAGTGGAGCCAGACCGAAACCAGCTTCAGGTTGTCATGGTGCGGCGATTGAAGCGAGAGCTACCGCCCAAGTGGGATGGTACGCCCAGATTTCCAGAGCGGAAGCTTGCAGCCATTCCAGTTGATTATTCGGACATTGAACGTCGGGTTCACATTGCTTTACAGGAGTACACCAACTTACGCCGTAAAGCTGCCGCTGATGATCCCACTGAACTATACGCCACCGAGTTTGTTCTCAAGCTCCTGAAAAAACGTCTTTTTTCTTCCCCAGCCGCTTTCGCCACCACGTTGGAGCAACACCAAAAGTCGTTGCAATCTGCGAAACGCCGTTCGACGAGCCGGATTGCTAAACCGACTGTGGGTATTCTGCGACGGCAGGTTGAGCAAATTGAGGAAGAGTTTGCAGACGATGGCCTGTATGAGGAATCGACAGAGGATGCGATCGCCAATACTAGCCTGCTATTCCGAGAGGTGACACCGGAGGAGCAAGCACTGCTGCGAGGGATGCAAACCTGGGCAGATGTAGCGGTCAAACGAGCCGATTCCAAAGCAAAAGAACTATTGAACTGGATTAAGCAATACATCAAATCCGATGGACAGTGGTCGAATGAACGGGTTTTGATTTTTACAGAGTATCGGGCAACGCAGAAGTGGCTTTATGATTTGCTGGCAACGGAGGGACTGGTTGCAGGCGATTCCCCTTCGGGGACGCGATGCGAACGCTTGATGACGCTGTATGGTGGCATGGATTCCCAGGAGCGTGAGAAGGTGAAGGCGGCATTCCAGGCAAACCCTGAGCTTTCCCCGGTGCGGATTTTGCTGGCAACCGATGCCGCTTCTGAGGGGTTGGACTTACAGAACCACTGCTCTCGCCTGATTCACTATGAGATTCCCTGGAACCCGAACCGCATGGAGCAGCGGAATGGGCGGGTTGACCGTCACGGGCAGAAAGCGTCAGAAGTCTTGATCTATCACTTTGTGGGTAAGGGGTATCAGCACTCTGCGGTTGGAACTCGTCCTGGAGATCTGGAAGGGGATCTGGAGTTTTTGATGCGGGCAGCGTTGAAGGTGAATACGATTCGAGAAGACCTGGGCAAGGTGGGTCCGGTGATTGCGACTCAGGTTGAGGAAGCCATGTTAGGGCGGCGAACCACGCTGGATACCAGCCGAGCGGAACGGGAGTCGGAACCCGTGCGGCGGATGCTGAAGTTTGAGCGATCGGTGCGGGAGCAAATTGAAAAGCTCCGAGAGCAGTTAAGTGAAACTCGCCGCAATTTCCGACTTACCCCAGAGAACATCGAAGCTGTCGTTAACATTGGGCTGGAATTGGCAGAACAACCGCCGCTGATACCAATAGAGATAGAGGGGTTGAGGGGACAAGCCTATCATCTGCCTGCGTTCCGGGGAAGCTGGTCAGTCTGTACTGAAGGGCTGGCACATCCGCATACCCAGGAGATTCGCCCGGTTGTCTTTGACCCGGATCAATCGAATGGTAGGGATGATGTCGTACTAGTTCATCTTAACCATCGGCTGGTGCAAATGTGCTTGCGCTTACTGCGAGCAGAGGTTTGGTCACGGGAAGGGCGGAAGCGGCTGCATCGGGTCACGGCTCGATTAGTTCCTAGTTCGGCATTAGAGCATCCGGTGGTGATTGCTCACGGACGCTTGGTGATTTTAGGTGGCGATCAGCAACGGCTGCATGAGGAGGTGATTACAGCCGGGGGAATGCTCAAAGAGGGGCGATTCAGCCGACTCAATGTGGGACAGGTGCAGATGGCGATAGATGCGGCTCTGCCTGATCCGATTCCAGAGACAGTCCAGCAGCGACTCATGACGTTGTGGGAGGGACACAAAGAACCGCTGTTGCGATCGCTAGAAGCTCGGATGAGCGATCGCACCGCAGGCTTACAAAAAGCACTGCAAGACCGCTGTGATAAGGAGGTTGCCGATATTACGGCAATTTTGACGGAACTGCGTCAGAGCATTTTGAACGAACTGAAGCAACCAGAGGTCGAGCAACTTGAGCTATTTAACAATACGGAGCGGGAGCAGCTTGAGCGCAATCTCAAGAGCCTCGAAGCTAGATTAGAACAGATTCCCCAGGAGATTGAACAGGAGGCAGCCGCTATCCGAGCCAGGTTTAGAGATCCCACGCCCCGATTATTTCCACTGGCTGTTACGTATCTGGTGCCTCAAAAGCTTGTGTAA